Part of the Cystobacter ferrugineus genome, GCGTGCGCTCATGACGCGCCCGCTCGTGGTGATGCTGTCCGCGGCGCTCTGTCTCGCCGCGCCTCGCGCCGGGGCGCAGGTGTACCACCGGACCCTGGCCAAGGGCCTGCCCTTCTGTGTCTTCTGGCCAGGGCGCGAGTACGTCTATCGCCTGGACGCGGCGGGCAGCTCGCGCACCCCAGGGGACTCCGAGTTCGCGGCCATCGAGGCCGCGGTGGAGTCCTGGCGCGCGGTGTCCGCCACCTGCAGCGACTACACCTTCCGCAGGGGACCCGACATCGAGCACCCCCTCGTGGGCTATGACGAGAACTCCGACGTCAATGAGAACGTCATCACCTTCCGCGAGCGGGACTGCAACGACGTCGTCCCGCCGGGCGACCCCTGCATCGATGCGAAGACCTGCGGCAACGTCTACTCCTGCTGGGCGCACGGTGCGGGGATCCTCGGGCTGACCACCACCACCTATGGCCTGTCCACCGGCAAGGTCTTCGAC contains:
- a CDS encoding myxosortase-dependent metalloprotease, MXAN_2677/MXAN_2678 family, producing MTRPLVVMLSAALCLAAPRAGAQVYHRTLAKGLPFCVFWPGREYVYRLDAAGSSRTPGDSEFAAIEAAVESWRAVSATCSDYTFRRGPDIEHPLVGYDENSDVNENVITFRERDCNDVVPPGDPCIDAKTCGNVYSCWAHGAGILGLTTTTYGLSTGKVFDADIELNAAPEGRGFLFTTVDSPPCDGGQSSGCVSADVQNTVTHELGHVVGLDHVPEQPGSTMEPSAFPGETNKRIIDVGSIAGFCDAYPRGLPPTQCGENPELGRRFQAVSHAPWSGCAAAPGALLPTAALLGVWGLGRRRGRTRGS